The Streptomyces tendae DNA segment GGGACGGCCGGAAGAGTGGCCGGAATGGTGCAGGGTTGGTGTCACACCGTGCACAGAGTCCCCTCACCGCACGGTTTTAGCGCGATTTCGCTGCGTTCCGGCCATCGAAAGCCGGTGAACCGGCCCCTCCGGGGCCTTCCCGGCGTCGCCGGACGGTTTCGGAGAGTAGTTGTGCCGCGCCGATGCACGCAGCATCACTTACGAAGGGTTATGGTGGAAACCCCCCTCGGGCCGGTCCGTCTCCCCCCCACGGACCGGCCCGTTTTTCATGCCCGCGGTTTCCGCGCCGGTCCGCCCCGTCCGGTGACGGCCCCGGGCCTCCCTCCGGGGCCTCCCCTCGCACCGCTTCCCGCGCGGCACGCTGACTAGAGTCGCGGCATGTCGAACGAGCATCCGGCACCGTCCCCTCAGCAGCCCCCCGGTGGCCCGGGACCGTACGGCCCGCCGCCCGCCCAGCAGCAGCCCCACCCCGGCCACCCGGCGCCCGCCGCGCCCCCGGCCCAGCCCGCCGGCCTGGCGTACCCCTCCTCCTCAGCGCCCGCGTACGGCGGCCCGTCGCCGTACCCCGCCCAGCCGGCGGCCCAGCCCCCGTACCCCCCCAGCCCGGCGCCCCGTCGCCCTACGCGACCCCCGGCACCCCGCCGCCGTACGGCAGCCCACGCCCCCGCCGCCGTACGGGCAGCCCAGCGCCCCGGCCCCGTACGGGCAGCCCGGCGCCCAGCCCTACGGGTGGCCCGGCTCCGCGCCCCAGCCCGGGTACGCCGTGCCCGCCGGCATGCCCGGCCCCGTACGCGCCGCGCAGGTCGTCATCTTTGCGACGTTCGGGATCGCCGTACTGCTCACCGTCCTGGTCGCCGCCGGCTCCGGAGCCGAAGAGGCGGGACGGGTATTCGGCACCTACCTGATGGTCGCGGTGCTGTTCGTACTGGCCTTCCGGTTCCCGAAGGCCGGCAACGGCGTGCGCGTCGCCTCGATCGTGCTGGCCTCCCTGCAGATCCTGTTCGCGCTCGGCGGGGCGGCGCGGGGCGTTCCGCTCGGCGTCCTGCCGCTCGCCGCCGGGGTCGCCGTCCTGGTGCTGCTCTGCCGGAACAGCGCGAAACAGTGGTTCCGGCGGCACTCCGCAAACGGCGTGCCGCCGCAGTACAGCTGACAAAACCGGGTCACCCCGGACGTTGGGGACCCCCGCCCCGGCGGGGGTACGCTTCGCCTTCGGGGACCGCCATCCGGGCAGGACCGCCCGCGGCCGAGACCGGGCCGTTTGCCGCGCGACGCGGCGGGGTGCCGCGCCTGTCCGATTCGCACGGAGGGGCTGACGATCACGTGAACCTGCGCGACAAGCTGCGGAGCCTGCTGGTCAGGCTGTACGCACGCCGGGTGGAAGGCCACCTGGACACCGCTCAGGTGCCCAAGCACATCGGCGTCATCATGGATGGCAACCGCCGCTGGGCGAAGGCCGCGGGCTCCAGCACCGTGCACGGACACCGGGCCGGCGCCGACAAGATCGGGGAGTTCCTCGGCTGGTGCTCCGAGACGGACGTCGAAGTGGTCACCCTGTGGCTGCTTTCGACGGACAACTTCGACCGGCCCAAGGACGAGCTCGTCCCGCTCTTCGGCATCATCGAGGACGTGGTGCGCACCCTCGCCGCCGACGGACGCTGGCGGGTCCACCACGTCGGCACCCTCGACCTGCTGCCCTCCGGGATGCAGACGGTCCTGAAGGAGGCCGAGGCGGCCACCGCGCACGTCGACGGCATAGTGGTCAACGTGGCCATCGGGTACGGCGGCCGCCAGGAGATCGCCGACGCCGTGCGCTCCATGCTGCTCGACGCCCACGACCAGGGCGTCGCGATGGACGAGCTCGCCGATTCCGTGGACGTCGACATGATCGGACGTCACCTCTACACCAAGGCCCAGCCCGACCCCGACCTCGTCATCCGCACCAGCGGCGAGCAGCGGCTGTCCGGATTCATGCTGTGGCAGACCGCCCACTCGGAGTACTACTTCTGCGACGTCTTCTGGCCGGCCTTCCGCAAGGTGGACTTCCTGCGCGCGCTGCGTGACTACGCCGCCCGCCACCGGCGCTACGGCGGCTGAACACCCCCGTCCGGCCCCCACACCACTCCCGCTCCACCCCTGCGTCACCGCATGTCACGTGTCGTTCACCGGCGCGCCGTGACGGTCCGTGGCATGGCAGCGCTTGTTCGAGGGCATAACTGAGTCAGGCCGACGCCCGAACCACGGGTGTCGGATCTCAGCGGACGGCATGGGAGCCGTCCGCCCGGGAGGCCCTTTGCACCAGCCCGCCCGTGCGGTCACGGCACGGAAGAAGCGGCGGAGGGCCGGTTCTCGGCCCGCCGTGCATGGCGGCCGTCGACCGGTCCAGCTCCGCCTCGTCGCTCCCCGACCTCATCCGAGGGGGTTCGTCCTTCCGTGGTGACCAGCGCAAAGCGCCACAAGCCCGACCGGCGCACCTATGTTCTCGACACCAGCGTCCTGCTGGCCGACCCCCATGCCCCGAGCCGTTTCGACGAGCACGAGGTCGTGCTGCCCGTCGTCGTGGTGACGGAGCTGGAGGCCAAGCGGAACCATCCCGAGCTCGGCTACTTCGCCCGGCAGGCACTGCGCCTGCTTGACGACTACCGGGTGCGGTACGGCCGCCTCGACGCTCCCATTCCGACCGGGGACCTCGGCGGAACCCTGCGGGTCGAGCTCAACCACTCGGACCCCGGTGTGCTGCCCAGCGGCTACCGCCTGGGGGACAACGACTCCCGCATCCTCGCTGTCGCCCGCAACCTGCAGGCCGAGGGGTTCGACGTCACCGTCGTGTCGAAGGACCTCCCGCTCAGGATCAAGGCGTCCTCCGTCGGTCTCCTCGCCGAGGAGTACCGCGCGGAGCTCGCCATCACGGACACCTCCGGCTGGACCGGGATGTCCGAACTGACCCTGCCCGGCGAGCAGGTGGACGTCCTCTTCGAGGAAGGACACGTGTACGTGCCCGAGGCGGCCGAGCTGCCCGTGCACACCGGTCTGACCATCCAGTCCGAGCGCGGCAAGGCGCTCGGCCGGGTCAGCGCCGAGGGCAACGTCCGCCTGGTGCGCGGCGACCGGGAGGCGTTCGGCGTCAAGGGCCGCAGCGCCGAGCAGCGGATCGCGCTCGACCTGCTGCTCGACCCGGAGGTCGGGATCGTGTCCCTGGGTGGCCGGGCCGGCACCGGCAAGTCCGCGCTCGCGCTGTGCGCGGGCCTGGAGGCCGTGCTCGAGCGCCGGCAGCACCAGAAGGTGATGGTCTTCCGTCCGCTGTACGCGGTGGGCGGGCAGGAGCTCGGTTATCTGCCCGGTTCCGAGGCGGAGAAGATGAGCCCCTGGGCCCAGGCCGTGTTCGACACGCTGTCGGCGGTCACCAGCCGGGAGGTCATCGAGGAGGTCACGGCGCGCGGCATGCTGGAGGTCCTGCCGCTCACCCACATCCGGGGCCGCTCGCTGCACGACGCGTTCGTCATCGTGGACGAGGCCCAGTCCCTCGAACGGAACGTCCTGTTGACCGTTCTGTCCCGGATCGGGGCCAATTCCCGGGTCGTGCTGACGCACGACGTGGCGCAGCGGGACAATCTGAGAGTCGGCCGGTACGACGGTGTGGTCGCCGTCGTGGAGAAGCTGAAGGGGCATCCGCTGTTCGCCCATGTCACCCTGACGCGGTCCGAGAGGTCCCAGATCGCGGCCCTTGTGACCGAAATGCTCGAAGACGGGACCGTCTGACCTACGCGTCCCAACGCGGGTCGGTTACGCAGTAGTTGGCGCCGTCCGGAAAGGCGAAGAGCCTAGCCGGGCGGCGTCGGCGTGTGTGCGGCTTTCCGGGAATCCCCGGGGGCAAACAGCATGTGAGCTTTCACACGCAACAGAGAATTGCCTTGCCCCACCCGGTTACGGCAGAGTCTCACTCCTGTCAGGCCCCGCATACGACACAGCTGCATCCCCAGCGGTGCAGAACCACAGCAGAACACCGTTTCAACTCCATAGCGTCGTCGTATGCCGCCCGAGCACCACGCGGCGCTCCTGTCGTAGGAGTTGCCCACCGGGCCCGTGCCTCCCGTGACCCGTAGTTGGGGAGGCCAGTGTCAGGGGCACGATTGCGTCCGCGAGGGTCACCGAAGCGGGCGATGCTGGAAGGAAACCGTGTGAGCCGGATCTCGGTCCGGGGATTCGCAGTGGCCTCGGCCACGGCGGTCACCGCCGTCGGAAGCGTCGTCGGCGTTGCCTCGGGCAGCACCGCAGCGCAGAACAACGACGCCGAAGCGACGGCAGCCGGCACCACGCTGCTCGCGGACATCCCCGCAGGGCAGCAGGCGCAGGTGCAGACCGCGTCGCTGACGCAGCAGGCCGAAACGATGGCCATCGCCGCGGACGCGACCGCCAAGAAGGACGCGGAGGAGGCCGCCCGCAAGGCAGCCGCCGAGACCGCGATCGCGAAGAAGAAGGAAGCCGAGAAGGCTGAGCGCGAGGCCAAGGAGCGCGAGGAGGCCGAGAAGGCCGCCAGCCGTTCCGCCTCCCGGGACGCGTCCTCCTTCGCGGTCCAGGCCTCCTACTCGGTCTCCGAGGTCCAGGCCATCGCCCGCCAGATGGTGCCGGCCGACCAGTTCCAGTGCTTCAGCAACATCGTGGACCACGAGTCCAGCTGGAACTACACGGCCTCCAACCCCTCCTCCGGCGCCTACGGCCTGGTGCAGGCCCTGCCTGGCTCCAAGATGGCCTCCGCCGGCGCCGACTGGCAGACCAACCCGGCCACCCAGATCAAGTGGGGCCTCAACTACATGGACAGCCGCTACGGCAGCCCGTGCGGCGCCTGGGAGTTCTGGCAGGCCAACCACTGGTACTAGGCCCGCGGACCCGCCCCGTCACCGACGGGCGCGCGTGACCTCGGTACAGCCCCGCACCGTCCTACGGTGCGGGGCTTTCGCCATGTACCGTCTGAGCGACGGCTCCAGGGGTGACTGGTGGGCGGAAACGGGGGAAGAGGACGGATCATGTCGCAACTGCCAGGGTGGCTCGGGCGGGTCGGAGCCGGACTGACGAAGGTCGGCAAGAAGCTCGAGGAGCGCCGCGCCGAAGTGCAGGGCGAACACGGGACGGACGACGACCCCGGGCGCCACGCCGACCCCGACCGGCCGCCCGTGCCCCCCGAGTACACCCAGGTCGTCCTCCCCGCGCGCCCCGACCCGGCACAGGCCGTGCCGTGGGGGGTACGGGTGGCCGCCGAGGCCGGCTGGCGCCTGCTGGTGCTGGCGGGCACCGTCTGGGTGCTGATGCGCATCATCAGCGCCGTCCAGCTGGTGGTGCTGGCGTTCGTCGCCTCGCTGCTGATCACCGCGCTGCTCCAGCCCACGGTGTCGCGGCTGACGCGGCTCGGGGTGCCGCGCGGACCGGCCACCGTGCTGACGGCGCTGTTCGGCTTCGTCGTCATGGGACTCATCGGCTGGTTCGTGACCTGGCAGGTCATGGAGAACGTCGACACCCTCGCCGACCAGATCCAGGACGGCATCGACGAGCTGCGCAACTGGCTGCTCAACAGCCCCTTCCACGTCACCGACAAGCAGATCAACGAGATCGCCAAGAACCTGCGGGAGGCGGTCGGCGCCAACACCGAGCAGATCACCTCGGCCGGCCTGGAGGGCGTGACGGTCGTCGTCGAGGCGCTCACCGGCATCCTGCTGGCGGTCTTCTCGACGCTGTTCCTGCTCTACGACGGCAAGCGGATCTGGCACTGGTCGCTCAAGCTGGTCCCGGCCGCCGCCCGTCCCGGCGTCGCCGGTGCCGGCCCGGTCGCCTGGCGCACGCTGACCGCGTACGTGCGCGGCACGGTGGTGGTGGCGCTGATCGACGCCATCTTCATCGGCCTCGGCATCTACTTCCTCGACGTGCCGCTGGCGGTGCCGCTTGCCGTCTTCATCTTCCTGTTCTCGTTCATCCCGCTCGTGGGCGCGGTGGTCTCGGGTGCGCTGGCGGTGGTCGTCGCGCTCGTCACCCAGGGCGTGTTCACGGGTGTCATGACGCTCGTGGTGGTGCTCGCGGTCCAGCAGATCGAGGGGCACATCCTGCAGCCGTTCATCCTCGGCCGCGCGGTGCGGGTCCATCCGCTCGCGGTGGTGCTGGCCGTGGCCTCCGGCGGCATCGTGGCCGGCATCGGCGGCGCGGTGGTCGCCGTCCCGCTGGTCGCGGTCGCCAACACCGTGGTCGGCTACCTGCGGGCCTACTCCCACGAGGCGGCCCTCGCGCACTCGCCCCGGCCGCGGGGCGCGACGGCCATGTCCGCGCCGGACGCCCCGGCCCCGGCGACCCCCGAACCGCAGCCTCCGGTGACGGAGGCCGACCGGCCCCCGGGGCCCGCGGACGAACGCTAGGGCCTGTCTGACAATGTCCGTCGTCGCCCGGAGGGCGGGGGCGCGGCGTCAGGTGCGTGCTCTCGGCGTGCCGGCCCCAGGCCCTCGTACTGGCTGTACTTGGGCCTGGGGCCGGTGCGGCGAGAGTGCGTGCATGGCGTCGCGCAGCAGACGGACATTGTCAGACAGACCCTGGCGCCGGCGAGCGCGCGGACACGGCGACGGGCCCGTCCACCCCGGCGGGGTGGACGGGCCCGTACGTGACGGGGCGGGCGCGGGGTTACTCCGCGAGCGCCGCCTCGGCGTCGAGGGTCGCCGCGACGGCCTGGACCACCGCGGCGATCTTGAACGCCTCCTGGATCACCTCACGGTCCACACCGGCCTTGCGCAGCACCTGCTCGTGCGAGTCGAGGCACATGCCGCAGCCGTTGATGGCGGAGACGGCGAAGGACCAGTACTCGAAGTCGACCTTGTCGACGCCGGGGTTGCCGATGACGTTCATCCGCAGACCGGCCCGCAGGTTGCCGTACTCGTGGTCCGACAGCAGGTGGCGGGTGCGGTAGAAGACGTTGTTCATCGCCATCACGGCGGCGGCGGCCTTGGCGGCCGTGTACGCCTCCGGCGACAGGTTCGCCTTCGCCTCAGGCTCCAGCTCGCGCAGCACGATCGGCGAGCGCGACGCGACGGCCGTCGCCAGCACCGTGCCCCACAGCTGCTGGGCCGGCAGGTCGGAGTTGCCGATGACCGAGCCCAGGTTGAGCTTCAGGTCCTTGGCGTAGTCCGGTATGCGGGACTTCAGGGAGTCGAGGGACATGTCAGGTCACTCCCCGGCCAGCAGCGCGACCGGGTCCAGGGTGTCCTCGCCCTTGGTCCAGTTGCACGGGCAGAGCTCGTCGGTCTGCAGGGCGTCCAGGACCCGCAGGACCTCCTTCGGGTTCCGGCCGACGGAGCCGGCGGTCACCATGGAGAACTGGATCTCGTTGTTCTGGTCCACGATGAAGACCGCGCGCTTGGCGAAGCCGTCCTCGCCCTCGATACCGAGGTCGCGCATCAGCTCGTGCTTGGAGTCCGCCATCATCGGGAACGGCAGGTCACGCAGGTCGTCGTGGTCCTTGCGCCAGGCGTGGTGGACGAACTCCGAGTCACCGGAGAAGCCGAGCACCTGGGCGTCGCGGTCGGCGAACTCGTCGTTCAGCTTGCCGAATGCGGCGATCTCGGTCGGGCACACGAAGGTGAAGTCCTTGGGCCACGCGAACACGACCTTCCACTTGCCCTCGTAGGTCTTGTGGTTGATCGTCTCGAACTCCTTGCCCTTCTCCAGCGAGACACAGGCGGTCAGTTCGAACTCGGGGAACTTGTCACCGACAGTGAGCACAGGCTCTCCTTGCAGCGAAGAAACACCCCAATTGCGGGTGTTTCCCATGGGTTGGACCTGGTTGATGTTGGCACAGAGTGCATTGATCAGTGAAATAGCTACACTCGGTCGGGTTGATCGGAGGGACCTATCAGTGACCGTGGGTGACCGGCGCAGGCAGCCCAGCCTCGCGCAGCTGCGGGCGTTCGCCGCGGTGGCCGAGCATCTGCACTTCCGGGACGCCGCCGCGTTCCTGGGGATGAGTCAGCCGGCGCTGTCCGGTGCTCTGTCGGCGCTGGAGGAGACGCTCGGCGTCACGCTGGTGGAGCGTACGACGCGCAGGGTGCTGCTCACCCCGGCGGGGGAGCGGCTCGCCGCCCGCGCCAAGGGTGTGCTCGCGGAGGTCGCCTTGCTGATGGAGGAGGCGGACGCGGTGCGGGCGCCCTTCACGGGGGTGCTGCGCCTCGGTGTGATCCCGACCGTCGCCCCCTATCTGCTGCCGACGGTCCTGCGGCTGGTCCACGACCGCTACCCCCGCCTCGACCTCCAGGTGCACGAGGAGCACACCGCCAGCCTGCTCGACGGGCTGGCCGCCGGGCGGCTCGACCTGCTGCTGCTCGCCGTGCCGCTGGGCGTCGGCGGCGTGACGGAGCTTCCCCTGTTCGACGAGGACTTCGTCCTGGTCACCCCGCCCGGCCACCGGCTCGGCGGCCGCCGGGGCATACCCCGTACGGTGCTGCGCGAGCTGAACCTGCTGTTGCTCGACGAGGGGCACTGCCTGCGCGACCAGGCCCTCGACATCTGCCGCGAGGCCGGCAGCGCGGGGGTGGCGGCGACCACCACCGCGGCCGGACTGTCCACCCTGGTGCAGCTGGTGGCGGGCGGTCTCGGGGTGACGCTGCTGCCGCGCACCGCCGTCGAGGTGGAGACCAGCCGCGCCGACCGCCTGCTCACCGCGTGCTTCGCCGACCCGGCCCCGAAACGCCGTATCGCCCTCGCCATGCGCACGGGCACGGCGAGGGCGACGGAGTACGAGGAACTGGCGGCGGCGCTGCGTGAGGCGATGCGTACTCTGCCGGTCCGGCCGGTGGAGGACTGAACGCCCTCCCCGGCCGGAGGCGGGTCACTCGGTGCGCAGGCCGTCCGGGCGCATCATCCGCAGCAGTGGCGGCAGGCTGAGCAGGGTGACCAGGGCGACCACGCCCGCGCCGACACCCGTCATCCCGAGCACGCTCCCCCAGTCCACGTGGACCGGTGTCGCGGTCATCCGCAGCAGCACCACGCCGAGGGTCGTGCCCACCACCGCGGCGAGCGCCAGCCCCAGGCCGATCGGGATCGCCGTCTGCCACAGCACCGACAGGCTCAGCGTGCGGCGCCGGGTACCGAAGGCGACCAGGGCCGACAGCAGCTTCCGGCGCTCCCGCAGCTGCTCCAGCTGGGAGACCAGCAGGCTCGCCCCGATGAGGAACAGCACGGCGGTGGCGCCGACGAACAGGCCGGTGCGGATGGAGTCGAACCGGGTGGTGCGCTCGGTGGCGGACCAGGTCGTCGCGTGGGCCAGCGGGTCGACGGCGGCGGCCGAGTTGCGCACGAACTCCTGCACGTCGGGCACCGAGTCGTCGATGGAGAGGTACAGCCGCGCGGTGACCGACTCCGCGACCTCCGGGGACATCGCGCCGGGCGTCAGCAGGAAGCCGCTCTGCATCATCCCGGTGGGGTCCATGACGGAGACGGCGGTCTTCACGTCCCGCGGCACGGTCCAGAGGCTGTCCGGCGCGTCGGGCGTGTAGCTGTCGGGTTCCAGGTGCAGTTTGCGCCCCGGCTTGTTCATGGCCTGCGTGTCGGTGTCGTAGTCGGCTCCGGTGACCGCGAAGACGTCACCGTCCTCGCAGGCGGACAGTTTCGCGACCAGGCGCAGGGCCTTGCAGTCGCCCACGGTCAGCTGCGTCCCGAGGCCCGTGTCCTCCGACTTCCAGGAACGCTCGTAGAGGTACCCGTGGGAGAGCGCGTGGACCTCACGCACGCCCCGGGTCTTCTCCAGCTTCGCCGCGGCGGGCGCGAACGGGACGCCGTCCGGGAGGTTGACCTCCATCTGCGCCCGGGACACGTCCTGTCCGGTCGTACGGGTGTACTGGTCGTCGACGCCCGCGAACAGCATCTGCAGGGCGATCGCACCGGCCACCGCCACGGCGATGCCGTTGACCATGCGGGCCGCCGTACCGCTGCTCAGCTGGAGCCGGCGCACGGCCAGCTGCCAGGCCAGGCCGCCCGAACCGAGCCGGGAGACGACCGTCTCGACGACCCACGGCAGCAGGGCGGTGACCCCGACGAGGAGGCACAGCACACCGCCGACGACCAGGTACTGGTTGAAGTCGCCGTTGTCGCGGCCCTGTCCGATCATCGGCACGAGCATGGCCACACCGGCGAGCGGCAGCAGCAGCCGCCACCACAGCCGGCGGCGGGCGGGCCGCGTCGTGCGGACCACGCCCAGCGGCTCGATGACCACGCCGCGCAGCGCGGCCAGGGTGACCAGCACCGCGGCGGCCGGGACCGCGACGGCGACCAGCAGGGCCAGCAGCGGCGAGGGGTTGAGGTCGCTCGGGAAGACACTCATGCGGAACAGTTCGACGGACGCCGCGAACTCACGTCCGGCCAGGAAGAACAGGGTGCCGAAGCCCAGCCCGAGCACCGCGCCGGCGAGCGCCTCGCCCGCGGCGATGCGCCGGGTCATGCGACTGTCGGAGCCGACCAGCCGCAGCGCGGCGAGCCTGCGGTCGCGCCGCTCGCCGCCGAACCGCACGGCCGTGGCGATGAACACCGCGACCGGCACCAGCAGCACCACGAAGATGACCAGCACCAGCATCACGAGGACCGGGTCCAGCGGCTCGCTGGAGTTGGGCTGCGTCTCACCGAAGGCCTTGATCCGCATGACCGTCGGGCCGGAGAGCCGCTCGGCCAGACCCGTGGAGCCCGCGTAGAAGGCGAGTTCCTGCGAGCCGACCAGCCCCTGTTCGCCGATGGTGCCCACGATGTCGTACGGCATACGGTCCCGCAGCAGCTTGCCCTCGTCGGAGGCGAGAAGCTTCCTCAGCGCGGGGGAGACCACCATCGAGCCGGGCGACGGGAGTTCGCTCATTCGACCAGCCGGGCGACGGGAGTTCGCTCACACCGGGCGGCACCGGGGCCTTCGTCGGGTTCCACCAGACGGCCGCGGATGTCGCTGTCCCGGAAGTCGCTGTTGGCGTGCGCGATGATCAGGGTGTCGTCCGCCGGGCGCAGGGTGTCCTCGCTGTAGGCGTTGTCCTGGCGCGCGGCCTCCCTCCGGTCCCGGCCGTCGAGCAGGTTCGGCACCGCGGTGGTGAGCAGCAGCAGCGCCACGCCCAGGCCGACGCCGACCGCGGTGAGCAGGGCCCTGATCCAGCCCTCCCGGCCGCCGG contains these protein-coding regions:
- a CDS encoding isoprenyl transferase, whose protein sequence is MNLRDKLRSLLVRLYARRVEGHLDTAQVPKHIGVIMDGNRRWAKAAGSSTVHGHRAGADKIGEFLGWCSETDVEVVTLWLLSTDNFDRPKDELVPLFGIIEDVVRTLAADGRWRVHHVGTLDLLPSGMQTVLKEAEAATAHVDGIVVNVAIGYGGRQEIADAVRSMLLDAHDQGVAMDELADSVDVDMIGRHLYTKAQPDPDLVIRTSGEQRLSGFMLWQTAHSEYYFCDVFWPAFRKVDFLRALRDYAARHRRYGG
- a CDS encoding peroxiredoxin: MLTVGDKFPEFELTACVSLEKGKEFETINHKTYEGKWKVVFAWPKDFTFVCPTEIAAFGKLNDEFADRDAQVLGFSGDSEFVHHAWRKDHDDLRDLPFPMMADSKHELMRDLGIEGEDGFAKRAVFIVDQNNEIQFSMVTAGSVGRNPKEVLRVLDALQTDELCPCNWTKGEDTLDPVALLAGE
- a CDS encoding AI-2E family transporter, whose protein sequence is MSQLPGWLGRVGAGLTKVGKKLEERRAEVQGEHGTDDDPGRHADPDRPPVPPEYTQVVLPARPDPAQAVPWGVRVAAEAGWRLLVLAGTVWVLMRIISAVQLVVLAFVASLLITALLQPTVSRLTRLGVPRGPATVLTALFGFVVMGLIGWFVTWQVMENVDTLADQIQDGIDELRNWLLNSPFHVTDKQINEIAKNLREAVGANTEQITSAGLEGVTVVVEALTGILLAVFSTLFLLYDGKRIWHWSLKLVPAAARPGVAGAGPVAWRTLTAYVRGTVVVALIDAIFIGLGIYFLDVPLAVPLAVFIFLFSFIPLVGAVVSGALAVVVALVTQGVFTGVMTLVVVLAVQQIEGHILQPFILGRAVRVHPLAVVLAVASGGIVAGIGGAVVAVPLVAVANTVVGYLRAYSHEAALAHSPRPRGATAMSAPDAPAPATPEPQPPVTEADRPPGPADER
- a CDS encoding alkyl hydroperoxide reductase codes for the protein MSLDSLKSRIPDYAKDLKLNLGSVIGNSDLPAQQLWGTVLATAVASRSPIVLRELEPEAKANLSPEAYTAAKAAAAVMAMNNVFYRTRHLLSDHEYGNLRAGLRMNVIGNPGVDKVDFEYWSFAVSAINGCGMCLDSHEQVLRKAGVDREVIQEAFKIAAVVQAVAATLDAEAALAE
- a CDS encoding transglycosylase SLT domain-containing protein — protein: MSRISVRGFAVASATAVTAVGSVVGVASGSTAAQNNDAEATAAGTTLLADIPAGQQAQVQTASLTQQAETMAIAADATAKKDAEEAARKAAAETAIAKKKEAEKAEREAKEREEAEKAASRSASRDASSFAVQASYSVSEVQAIARQMVPADQFQCFSNIVDHESSWNYTASNPSSGAYGLVQALPGSKMASAGADWQTNPATQIKWGLNYMDSRYGSPCGAWEFWQANHWY
- a CDS encoding PhoH family protein, which produces MVTSAKRHKPDRRTYVLDTSVLLADPHAPSRFDEHEVVLPVVVVTELEAKRNHPELGYFARQALRLLDDYRVRYGRLDAPIPTGDLGGTLRVELNHSDPGVLPSGYRLGDNDSRILAVARNLQAEGFDVTVVSKDLPLRIKASSVGLLAEEYRAELAITDTSGWTGMSELTLPGEQVDVLFEEGHVYVPEAAELPVHTGLTIQSERGKALGRVSAEGNVRLVRGDREAFGVKGRSAEQRIALDLLLDPEVGIVSLGGRAGTGKSALALCAGLEAVLERRQHQKVMVFRPLYAVGGQELGYLPGSEAEKMSPWAQAVFDTLSAVTSREVIEEVTARGMLEVLPLTHIRGRSLHDAFVIVDEAQSLERNVLLTVLSRIGANSRVVLTHDVAQRDNLRVGRYDGVVAVVEKLKGHPLFAHVTLTRSERSQIAALVTEMLEDGTV
- a CDS encoding LysR substrate-binding domain-containing protein, which codes for MTVGDRRRQPSLAQLRAFAAVAEHLHFRDAAAFLGMSQPALSGALSALEETLGVTLVERTTRRVLLTPAGERLAARAKGVLAEVALLMEEADAVRAPFTGVLRLGVIPTVAPYLLPTVLRLVHDRYPRLDLQVHEEHTASLLDGLAAGRLDLLLLAVPLGVGGVTELPLFDEDFVLVTPPGHRLGGRRGIPRTVLRELNLLLLDEGHCLRDQALDICREAGSAGVAATTTAAGLSTLVQLVAGGLGVTLLPRTAVEVETSRADRLLTACFADPAPKRRIALAMRTGTARATEYEELAAALREAMRTLPVRPVED